Proteins encoded within one genomic window of Mesorhizobium sp. AR10:
- a CDS encoding UxaA family hydrolase — MNPSNSILLSPADNVAVANGRIEIGTVLPGGAVATALIEPGHKVAIKSIAAGSAVVKYAQAIGRATQDIAPGEHVHSHNLVFESGRLPVVPPSEAVHETEADRARTFMGYRRADGRAGTRNFIGIVASVNCSATVCHAIADQANRDLLPKYPGIDGFVPIVHGQGCGMSGTGDGMMVLHRTLAGYARHPNFGGVLMVGLGCEVNQLTLYGQKGVAAGKRHFNIQDAGGSRKSVEKAMLVLAEIAEEVGQLQREPIPVSEIVVGLQCGGSDGMSGITANPALGAAVDILAGVGGIGILSETTEIYGAEHLLAYRAATPEIAAKLDGFVKWWEDHVAKHGASIDNNPSPGNKRGGLTTILEKSLGAVAKGGQTPLNGVFGYAEKVTGHGLVFMDTPGYDPVSATGQVAGGANVIVFTTGRGSCFGCRPTPSIKVASNSTMYHTMEEDMDVNCGVIASGEKTIAGMGREIFELIVETASGRKTKSEAFGYGDNEFVPWHLGATL, encoded by the coding sequence GTGAACCCCTCAAACAGCATTCTTCTGTCTCCCGCCGACAATGTCGCGGTCGCCAATGGCCGCATCGAGATTGGCACCGTGCTGCCGGGTGGCGCCGTCGCCACTGCGTTGATCGAGCCTGGCCACAAAGTGGCGATCAAGTCGATTGCCGCCGGTTCCGCCGTGGTCAAATACGCCCAGGCGATCGGCCGCGCCACGCAGGACATCGCGCCGGGCGAGCATGTTCATTCGCACAATCTGGTCTTCGAATCCGGGCGCTTGCCGGTGGTGCCGCCGAGCGAAGCCGTGCACGAGACTGAAGCTGACCGCGCCCGCACCTTCATGGGCTATCGTCGTGCGGACGGCCGCGCCGGCACGCGCAACTTCATCGGCATCGTCGCCAGCGTCAATTGCTCGGCCACCGTCTGCCACGCCATTGCGGACCAGGCGAACCGCGACCTCCTGCCAAAATATCCCGGCATCGACGGCTTCGTTCCCATCGTCCACGGCCAGGGCTGCGGCATGAGCGGCACCGGCGACGGCATGATGGTGCTGCACCGCACGCTGGCTGGCTATGCCCGCCATCCGAATTTCGGCGGCGTGCTGATGGTTGGGCTTGGCTGCGAAGTCAACCAGCTTACCCTTTACGGCCAGAAGGGCGTCGCCGCGGGAAAACGCCATTTCAACATCCAGGACGCCGGCGGCTCACGCAAATCGGTCGAGAAGGCAATGCTGGTGCTGGCCGAAATCGCCGAGGAAGTCGGCCAACTGCAGCGTGAGCCGATCCCGGTCAGCGAGATCGTCGTTGGCCTGCAATGCGGCGGTTCCGACGGCATGTCCGGCATCACCGCCAATCCGGCGCTGGGCGCCGCCGTCGATATCCTCGCCGGTGTCGGTGGCATCGGCATCCTCTCCGAGACGACGGAAATCTACGGCGCCGAGCACCTGCTCGCCTATCGCGCCGCGACCCCGGAAATCGCCGCCAAGCTCGATGGCTTTGTGAAATGGTGGGAAGACCACGTCGCCAAGCACGGCGCCTCCATCGACAACAATCCCTCACCCGGCAACAAGCGCGGCGGCCTGACCACCATCCTGGAAAAGTCGCTGGGCGCGGTGGCCAAGGGCGGCCAGACGCCGCTCAACGGCGTCTTCGGCTATGCCGAGAAGGTCACCGGGCACGGGCTGGTGTTCATGGATACGCCCGGCTACGACCCGGTTTCGGCCACCGGCCAGGTTGCCGGCGGCGCCAATGTCATCGTCTTTACCACCGGGCGCGGCTCCTGCTTCGGCTGCCGGCCGACGCCGTCGATCAAGGTCGCCAGCAACTCGACCATGTATCACACCATGGAAGAGGACATGGACGTGAACTGCGGCGTCATCGCCTCGGGCGAAAAGACCATCGCCGGCATGGGCCGCGAGATCTTCGAACTGATCGTCGAGACGGCTTCGGGCCGCAAGACCAAGAGCGAGGCGTTCGGCTACGGCGACAACGAGTTCGTGCCCTGGCATCTCGGAGCGACTCTGTAG
- a CDS encoding GntR family transcriptional regulator yields the protein MSKSNNVYKDAYNRCLRLLDETKSLPSEPELGTLLGVSRTTVRTILARMEETGLIAWNKRAKTVLRAPRPDDFFPEEETDTLAQIIERSFMRRLLAGGAEAGMQINELELAREIGVGTTSVREFLIRFSRFGLIEKRRNSHWVLKGFTRAFALELTEIREMFELRSAAAFAALPEDSPVWADLDRLEDEHRVLAGEIATRFNEFSELDERFHRLIHRASLNRFIVDFYDVIAMIFHYHYQWNKAQERERNEVAVAEHLVYIEALKSRDLGKVDAACRKHLKSARHTLLTSIPEASGRNASDRAALPQR from the coding sequence ATGTCGAAGAGCAACAACGTCTACAAGGACGCCTACAACCGCTGCCTGCGGCTGCTCGATGAAACGAAGAGCCTGCCGTCGGAGCCGGAGCTGGGCACGCTGCTCGGCGTCAGCCGCACGACCGTCCGCACCATTCTTGCGCGCATGGAAGAGACAGGGCTGATCGCTTGGAACAAGCGTGCCAAGACGGTTTTGCGCGCGCCTCGTCCGGACGATTTTTTCCCTGAGGAAGAGACCGACACGCTGGCGCAGATCATCGAGCGCTCCTTCATGCGGCGGCTGCTTGCCGGCGGCGCCGAGGCCGGCATGCAGATCAACGAACTCGAGCTGGCGCGCGAGATCGGCGTCGGCACCACCAGCGTTCGCGAATTCCTGATCCGCTTTTCCCGCTTCGGCCTGATCGAGAAGCGTCGCAACAGCCACTGGGTACTGAAAGGCTTTACCCGCGCCTTCGCGCTGGAACTGACCGAAATCCGCGAGATGTTCGAATTGCGCTCGGCGGCTGCCTTTGCCGCCCTGCCGGAAGACAGCCCGGTCTGGGCCGATCTCGATCGCCTGGAAGACGAGCACCGTGTGCTGGCGGGTGAGATTGCCACGCGCTTCAACGAATTCTCGGAGCTCGATGAGCGCTTTCACCGGCTGATTCACCGCGCATCGCTCAACCGCTTCATCGTCGATTTCTACGACGTGATCGCCATGATCTTCCACTATCACTACCAGTGGAACAAGGCTCAGGAGCGCGAGCGCAACGAAGTGGCGGTCGCAGAGCACCTGGTCTATATTGAGGCGCTCAAATCGCGCGATCTCGGCAAGGTCGATGCCGCCTGTCGCAAGCACCTGAAGTCGGCGCGCCACACGCTGCTGACCTCGATCCCCGAAGCCAGCGGACGCAATGCCTCTGATCGCGCTGCGTTGCCGCAGCGGTGA
- a CDS encoding DUF2946 family protein yields MPVAFAAAYLLLLQSALGAFAFGIGPNASQLDAFGNVICTHEGAAQLPGGDPHRQHMPACCLLGCNMASAAYVPPPAAHALPRSLSFEAVAFVVPAFRHLDFPRDRSPSNPRAPPVTA; encoded by the coding sequence ATGCCGGTCGCGTTCGCCGCGGCCTATTTGCTGTTGCTCCAGTCGGCGCTTGGCGCCTTCGCCTTCGGCATCGGGCCGAATGCTTCACAACTCGACGCCTTCGGTAACGTCATCTGCACCCATGAGGGTGCCGCCCAGCTTCCCGGCGGCGATCCGCATCGGCAACACATGCCGGCATGCTGCCTGCTTGGCTGCAACATGGCCTCGGCCGCCTATGTGCCACCGCCCGCTGCCCACGCACTGCCCCGCAGCCTTTCATTCGAAGCCGTCGCCTTTGTCGTGCCGGCGTTCAGGCATCTCGATTTTCCCCGCGACCGCTCTCCGTCGAACCCGCGCGCGCCGCCGGTGACGGCCTGA
- a CDS encoding copper chaperone PCu(A)C, with the protein MSNSFPSAARVFAPGRNNPFLRSLEAQLAIAVFALALLFVSAQGVFAHEFKAGDIKIEHPWSRATPAGAKVAGGYLTITNTGSSSDRLLSIASDISAKAELHEMGVKDGVMTMRPVTGGLEIPAGGKVALAPGGYHLMFMDLKQPPKQGEMFAATLTFDKAGAVKVEFAVQAIGSPAPQEDNH; encoded by the coding sequence ATGTCCAATTCCTTTCCTTCCGCCGCGCGCGTGTTTGCGCCCGGCCGTAACAATCCCTTTTTGCGAAGCTTAGAGGCGCAACTCGCCATCGCCGTATTCGCCCTTGCTCTTCTGTTCGTCAGCGCCCAAGGCGTCTTCGCGCATGAGTTCAAGGCCGGCGATATCAAGATCGAGCATCCCTGGTCGCGTGCCACGCCGGCCGGCGCCAAGGTGGCCGGCGGCTATTTGACCATCACCAACACCGGCAGTTCGTCGGATCGTCTTTTGTCTATTGCCTCCGACATTTCGGCCAAGGCCGAACTGCATGAGATGGGCGTGAAGGACGGTGTCATGACCATGCGGCCGGTCACCGGCGGTCTCGAAATTCCGGCCGGCGGCAAGGTCGCTCTGGCCCCCGGCGGCTATCACCTGATGTTCATGGATTTGAAGCAGCCGCCCAAGCAAGGTGAGATGTTTGCGGCCACGCTGACCTTCGACAAGGCTGGGGCGGTGAAAGTCGAATTCGCTGTGCAGGCCATCGGCAGCCCGGCGCCTCAAGAAGACAACCACTGA
- a CDS encoding YcnI family protein: protein MKKYLLSAGAFLFLGTGTAFAHITLETQEAAVGSTYKAILRVPHGCDGKATTAVRVQIPEGVISVKPMPKPGWTLQAKQGKYEKSYQLYGQAVTSGVKEVDWSGGSLPDEFYDEFVFRGTLAADLPAGEMLYFPVVQECDGVAERWIEIPAAGQDEEALEFPAPGIKLLPKK, encoded by the coding sequence ATGAAAAAATATCTTTTGTCCGCCGGCGCGTTTCTCTTCCTGGGGACGGGTACAGCCTTCGCCCACATCACGCTCGAAACACAGGAGGCAGCGGTCGGCTCGACCTACAAGGCGATCCTTCGCGTGCCGCATGGCTGCGACGGCAAGGCGACGACCGCCGTGCGCGTGCAGATCCCGGAAGGGGTGATTTCGGTGAAGCCGATGCCGAAGCCGGGTTGGACGCTGCAGGCCAAGCAGGGCAAATACGAGAAATCCTACCAGCTTTACGGCCAGGCGGTGACATCGGGCGTCAAGGAAGTCGACTGGAGCGGCGGCAGCCTGCCGGACGAGTTCTACGACGAGTTCGTGTTCCGCGGGACACTGGCGGCGGACCTGCCGGCCGGTGAGATGCTCTACTTTCCGGTGGTGCAGGAATGCGATGGCGTCGCTGAACGCTGGATCGAGATTCCGGCTGCCGGTCAAGACGAGGAGGCACTGGAGTTTCCGGCGCCCGGCATCAAGTTGCTGCCGAAGAAGTGA
- a CDS encoding copper resistance CopC/CopD family protein: MSATTFLRMVCTTGKCAGRLAVGMLAALMLLAIIAAPNQAFAHAALLKADPADGAVLAQSPSQFSLTFSEPVSPLVLTLVRPDGTPVPLTAFRLSDQTIEIDSQQVLKSGTHVLSWRVISADGHPVGGSVLFSIGAPSEAPAVSEAVDQGLRSAIWIGKVFLYIGLFLGVGGAFALAWLTQGGRSGQHLVIAAILCGLVAAPLSLGLQGLDALGAPLARLLQPNIWQTALATSFGWTVLIALMALGLGLLSLVGPRRHAKLFALAGLAGVGAALAASGHASAAEPQWLTWPMVFLHGAGIAFWAGALLPLGLALRQQPAEAAPFLRRFSRAITYVVVVLAAAGIVLAVIQVQTPAALVDTAYGRLLLIKLALLLFLFTLAAINRWKLTAPAEAGETEVQRRLVRSIGIEVLIVLAIFGVTAGWRFTPPPRALAIAAAQPASIHIHTSKAMADLSITPGHTGPVAATIVIMTGDFGPLDAKQVTLVLSKPDSGIEPLKRPATKPGDGTWRVDDLVIPVSGRWTARIDILVSDFDIVKIEAPIDIRP; encoded by the coding sequence ATGAGCGCGACAACCTTCCTGCGGATGGTCTGCACGACCGGCAAATGTGCCGGTCGGCTTGCCGTTGGCATGCTGGCCGCGCTCATGCTGCTTGCCATCATCGCTGCTCCCAATCAGGCCTTCGCCCATGCGGCGCTCCTCAAGGCCGACCCGGCCGATGGTGCGGTGCTGGCCCAGAGCCCGTCGCAGTTCTCGCTGACCTTCAGCGAGCCGGTGTCGCCACTGGTGCTGACCCTGGTGCGGCCCGATGGCACGCCGGTCCCGCTGACCGCATTTCGGCTCAGTGACCAGACGATCGAAATCGACAGTCAGCAGGTGCTGAAGTCCGGCACGCATGTGCTGAGCTGGCGGGTGATTTCCGCCGATGGCCATCCGGTCGGCGGCTCGGTGCTGTTCTCCATCGGCGCACCGAGCGAGGCGCCGGCTGTGTCGGAAGCCGTCGACCAGGGGCTCCGGTCGGCGATCTGGATCGGCAAGGTGTTTCTCTACATCGGCCTCTTTCTCGGCGTCGGCGGTGCCTTTGCACTGGCCTGGCTGACGCAGGGCGGTCGTTCCGGCCAGCACTTGGTCATTGCCGCAATCCTGTGCGGACTGGTCGCGGCGCCGCTGTCGCTTGGCTTGCAGGGGCTGGATGCTCTCGGCGCGCCGCTCGCCCGGCTGTTGCAGCCGAACATCTGGCAGACCGCGCTCGCTACCAGCTTCGGCTGGACGGTGCTGATCGCACTGATGGCGCTGGGGCTTGGGCTGCTGTCGCTGGTCGGGCCCAGGCGACATGCAAAACTGTTCGCCCTTGCCGGTCTGGCCGGTGTCGGTGCGGCCCTTGCCGCCAGTGGGCACGCCAGCGCTGCCGAACCGCAATGGCTGACGTGGCCGATGGTGTTTCTGCACGGTGCCGGCATCGCCTTCTGGGCCGGCGCGCTGCTGCCGCTCGGTCTTGCCCTGAGGCAACAGCCGGCCGAGGCCGCACCGTTCCTGCGCCGGTTCTCGCGAGCGATCACCTATGTCGTGGTGGTGCTTGCAGCAGCCGGCATCGTGCTGGCCGTTATCCAGGTGCAGACGCCTGCAGCGCTGGTCGACACCGCCTATGGCCGGCTGCTGCTGATCAAGCTGGCGCTGCTGCTCTTTCTCTTCACGCTCGCCGCAATCAACCGCTGGAAACTCACTGCCCCTGCCGAAGCGGGCGAGACGGAGGTGCAGCGGAGGCTGGTCCGCTCGATCGGCATCGAAGTGCTGATCGTGCTGGCGATCTTCGGCGTTACCGCCGGCTGGCGCTTCACGCCGCCGCCACGCGCGCTGGCAATTGCCGCGGCGCAACCGGCATCGATCCATATCCACACATCGAAGGCGATGGCCGACCTCAGCATCACGCCCGGCCATACCGGACCGGTTGCCGCCACCATCGTCATCATGACCGGCGACTTTGGCCCGCTCGACGCCAAACAAGTCACGCTGGTGCTGTCAAAGCCTGATTCCGGCATCGAGCCGCTAAAGCGTCCAGCGACAAAGCCCGGCGACGGCACCTGGCGCGTTGACGACCTTGTCATTCCGGTTTCCGGCCGATGGACGGCGCGGATCGATATCCTGGTCTCGGACTTCGATATCGTGAAGATCGAAGCGCCGATCGACATCAGGCCGTAA
- the gndA gene encoding NADP-dependent phosphogluconate dehydrogenase produces MEKAEIGLIGLGTMGSNLALNIAEKGHRIAVFNRTKARTDAFVENAGALKNMVVPCYSLEELAAAIRPPRPIIIMVLAGKPVDEQIAALRGVLSANDIVIDAGNANFRDTMRRFSELSGSDLTFIGMGVSGGEEGARHGPSIMVGGTEESWKRVEKVLTAISAKFKDEPCAAWLGTDGAGHFVKTIHNGIEYADMQMIGEIYGILRDGLGMGPKEIGTVFSDWNKGRLNSYLIEITAKVLAADDPKTGKPMVDIIVDRAGQKGTGKWSVIEAQQLGIPATAIEAAVAARVLSSIKDERVAAEKAYGNSGVTKIAGDKAALLKDLELALFAGKIAAYAQGFAVMSGASKEFNWNLPMPTIAKIWRAGCIIRSQMLDTMAEAFGKGSASTNLLMAPAFIAMMQEAHPSLRRVVARASEAGAPVPALSSALAYFDSYRQGRGTSNLIQAQRDFFGAHGFERIDGPGAFHGPWGSGAAG; encoded by the coding sequence ATGGAAAAAGCCGAAATCGGCCTGATCGGCCTTGGCACGATGGGCTCCAACCTGGCGCTCAACATTGCCGAGAAGGGGCACCGCATCGCCGTCTTCAACCGCACCAAGGCGCGGACCGATGCGTTTGTCGAGAATGCCGGCGCGCTGAAGAACATGGTGGTGCCCTGCTACAGCCTGGAGGAGCTTGCCGCCGCGATACGGCCGCCGCGCCCGATCATCATCATGGTGCTGGCCGGCAAGCCGGTCGACGAACAGATCGCGGCGCTGCGCGGCGTGCTGTCGGCCAACGACATCGTCATCGATGCCGGCAACGCCAATTTCCGCGACACGATGCGGCGCTTCTCAGAGCTTTCCGGCTCGGATCTCACCTTCATCGGCATGGGCGTGTCCGGCGGCGAGGAGGGCGCACGCCACGGCCCGTCGATCATGGTCGGCGGCACCGAAGAGTCCTGGAAACGCGTCGAGAAGGTGCTGACCGCCATCTCCGCAAAGTTCAAGGACGAACCCTGTGCGGCGTGGCTCGGCACCGACGGCGCCGGTCATTTCGTCAAGACCATCCACAACGGCATCGAATATGCCGATATGCAGATGATTGGCGAAATCTACGGCATCTTGCGTGACGGGCTTGGCATGGGGCCGAAGGAGATCGGCACTGTTTTTTCCGATTGGAACAAGGGTCGCCTCAACTCCTATCTGATCGAGATCACCGCCAAGGTGCTTGCCGCCGACGATCCGAAGACCGGCAAGCCGATGGTCGACATCATCGTAGACCGTGCCGGCCAGAAGGGCACCGGCAAGTGGTCGGTCATCGAGGCGCAGCAGCTGGGAATTCCGGCGACAGCAATCGAGGCGGCGGTAGCCGCGCGCGTGCTGTCGTCGATCAAGGACGAGCGCGTGGCCGCCGAAAAGGCCTACGGCAATAGCGGCGTGACCAAGATTGCCGGAGACAAGGCCGCGCTGCTCAAAGACCTGGAGCTGGCGCTGTTCGCCGGCAAGATCGCCGCCTACGCGCAAGGCTTCGCGGTGATGAGTGGTGCGTCGAAGGAATTCAACTGGAACCTGCCGATGCCGACCATCGCCAAGATCTGGCGGGCCGGCTGCATCATCCGCTCGCAAATGCTGGACACCATGGCCGAGGCCTTCGGCAAGGGCAGCGCTTCCACCAATCTTCTGATGGCGCCTGCCTTCATCGCCATGATGCAGGAGGCGCATCCGTCGCTGCGGCGCGTCGTGGCAAGGGCATCGGAGGCCGGCGCCCCGGTGCCGGCGCTGTCATCCGCACTCGCCTATTTCGACAGCTATCGTCAGGGCCGCGGCACTTCGAACCTGATCCAGGCGCAGCGCGACTTCTTCGGCGCGCATGGCTTCGAGCGCATCGATGGGCCGGGCGCATTCCATGGGCCTTGGGGCAGCGGCGCTGCCGGCTAA
- a CDS encoding LacI family DNA-binding transcriptional regulator, translating into MDRDQTGKDDEASAQERPTLKTLAFMTGLGVTTVSRALKDAPEIGAETRRRVQLVARQIGYRPNRAGVRLRTGKTNVVSLVLNTEREIMSFVSDIIYGVSEVIADTPYHLIVTPYSRSQDPLDPIRYLVETGSADGIIISRTQPNDPRARYLLERGIPFATHGRTEMGLIHPYHDFDNYAFAAEAVRHLAGLGRRRLALLTPPVGLTYHGHTVNGFADALSEVGVSEVPFNTVSIDHSIEQIRMRTAQLMQRKDRPDGFVSSAAAATLAIVAGIEDAGLKLGRDVDVVSKQSSDLLHLFRRELLVVNENFRLAGSELARSVLGWIGGAAPGSLQSLSLPGEVVAYQG; encoded by the coding sequence ATGGACAGAGATCAAACGGGCAAGGACGACGAAGCGTCGGCACAAGAGCGACCGACGCTGAAGACGCTCGCCTTCATGACCGGGCTGGGCGTCACCACCGTGTCGCGTGCGCTCAAGGACGCGCCCGAGATTGGCGCCGAGACCAGGCGGCGTGTCCAGCTCGTCGCCAGGCAGATCGGCTACCGACCGAACCGAGCCGGTGTGCGCCTGCGGACCGGCAAGACCAATGTCGTCAGTCTCGTGCTCAACACCGAGCGGGAGATCATGAGCTTTGTCTCGGACATTATCTATGGCGTCTCGGAAGTCATCGCCGATACGCCCTATCACCTGATTGTCACGCCCTATTCGCGCTCGCAGGATCCCCTGGATCCCATACGCTATCTGGTGGAAACCGGTTCCGCCGACGGCATCATCATTTCGCGCACGCAGCCGAATGATCCGAGGGCCCGTTACCTGCTGGAACGCGGCATACCCTTTGCCACGCATGGCCGTACCGAAATGGGGTTGATCCACCCTTACCATGACTTCGACAATTACGCATTCGCGGCCGAGGCGGTGCGCCATTTGGCGGGCCTCGGCCGCCGCAGGCTCGCTCTTCTGACGCCGCCCGTCGGCCTGACCTATCACGGCCACACGGTGAACGGTTTTGCTGATGCGCTAAGCGAGGTCGGCGTCAGCGAGGTGCCGTTCAACACCGTTTCGATCGACCATTCGATCGAGCAGATCAGGATGCGGACGGCGCAATTGATGCAGCGCAAGGACCGACCCGACGGTTTCGTCAGCAGCGCCGCCGCCGCGACGCTCGCCATCGTCGCCGGCATCGAGGACGCCGGCCTCAAGCTCGGCCGTGATGTCGATGTCGTGTCGAAGCAGTCGTCGGACCTGCTGCATCTGTTCCGGCGCGAATTGCTGGTCGTCAACGAGAACTTCCGGCTGGCCGGCTCCGAGCTCGCCCGCTCGGTGCTCGGCTGGATCGGTGGCGCCGCCCCCGGTTCCTTGCAGTCGCTCAGCCTGCCTGGCGAGGTTGTCGCCTATCAAGGTTAG
- a CDS encoding ABC transporter substrate-binding protein: protein MRYQLMTAALAATVALQFAGPAAATDLEVIHWWTSKGESAAVSQFAKAFDNDGHGDKWVDSAIALGETARSTVMQRVLGGDPPGAAQFNPGRQYEELISGGKLLDLTDVATAGKWDEVIRPKAIGSACLVDGHWWCVPVNIHSNYWAWYSKPVFEKAGVPEPKNLADFIAAAPKIKEAGLIPFAIGGDGNGWQIQLLFQDMVTAALGVAQRDKMYTDKSAEIAGGPEMKGVFTQLRALKQFTDNGYANRNWNDTTNLVITGKAGLQVMGDWARGEFAAAGMTGVKDFGCMIGLNEDKPVVSTDGDIILFFKQDNPDVEAAQKRLAALLISPEVQVAFNNAKGSMPVRGDVDMSSADPCMQKSLKAVEDPANIVTATNRFITENTNQQINELVAQFFADDSMTADDATAKFATVIGNSD, encoded by the coding sequence ATGCGATATCAACTTATGACCGCTGCGCTGGCAGCGACGGTCGCGCTGCAGTTCGCCGGTCCGGCGGCCGCGACCGATCTTGAAGTGATTCACTGGTGGACGTCGAAGGGCGAGTCGGCGGCGGTCTCGCAGTTCGCAAAGGCCTTTGACAATGACGGCCACGGCGACAAGTGGGTGGACAGCGCCATCGCTCTCGGCGAAACCGCCCGCTCCACCGTGATGCAGCGCGTGCTCGGCGGGGACCCGCCCGGCGCCGCCCAGTTCAATCCCGGTCGGCAGTACGAGGAACTGATTTCGGGCGGGAAGCTGCTCGACCTCACGGACGTCGCGACCGCCGGCAAATGGGATGAGGTCATTCGCCCGAAGGCGATCGGCAGCGCCTGCCTCGTTGACGGCCACTGGTGGTGCGTTCCGGTCAACATTCATTCCAACTACTGGGCCTGGTACTCCAAGCCGGTCTTCGAGAAAGCGGGCGTGCCAGAGCCGAAGAACCTGGCCGATTTCATCGCGGCCGCGCCGAAGATCAAGGAGGCTGGCCTCATTCCCTTCGCCATCGGCGGCGACGGAAACGGCTGGCAGATCCAGTTGCTCTTCCAGGACATGGTTACCGCGGCTCTCGGTGTCGCCCAGCGCGACAAGATGTATACCGACAAGAGCGCCGAAATTGCCGGCGGCCCCGAGATGAAAGGCGTCTTCACGCAGCTCAGGGCGTTGAAGCAGTTCACCGACAACGGCTACGCCAACCGCAACTGGAACGACACCACCAACCTGGTGATCACCGGCAAGGCCGGACTTCAGGTGATGGGCGACTGGGCGCGGGGCGAGTTCGCGGCCGCCGGCATGACCGGAGTCAAGGATTTCGGCTGCATGATCGGCCTGAACGAGGACAAGCCGGTGGTCAGCACCGACGGCGACATCATCCTCTTCTTCAAGCAGGACAATCCGGATGTCGAAGCAGCGCAGAAGCGCCTTGCGGCGCTCCTTATCAGCCCGGAGGTTCAGGTCGCCTTCAACAACGCCAAGGGTTCCATGCCCGTGCGTGGCGATGTCGACATGTCGTCGGCCGATCCATGCATGCAGAAGTCCCTGAAAGCGGTGGAAGATCCGGCCAACATCGTCACTGCGACGAACCGGTTCATCACCGAGAACACGAACCAGCAGATCAATGAGCTCGTCGCGCAATTCTTCGCAGACGACTCCATGACGGCTGACGACGCCACTGCGAAGTTCGCGACTGTCATCGGCAATTCCGACTAG
- a CDS encoding carbohydrate ABC transporter permease — protein sequence MQKSWRRRFHLPAVIGTIPMILVAVGVFVIGIGFSVLWSFTSSKLFPTYDFVGLAQYRRLWADSRWLVSVNNIWFFGLMSITCNMVFGYLLAVFMDQRIRQEDLFRSIFLYPFAMSLIVTGLVWQWALDPNLGLQEALRNWGWSSFSFAPLVNAETAIYALVVAGIWQGSGVTMAILLAGLRGVDEEIWKAARVDGIPTWRTHFSIVAPMMKGAFATAFVLQCVSVVRVYDLVIAMTGGGPGIATSMPAVYVIQLITVRQNVGQGMAAATMMLLPVLVVLAFGGIVLWRRNREVGA from the coding sequence ATGCAGAAGAGCTGGAGGCGCAGATTTCACCTGCCCGCCGTCATCGGGACGATACCGATGATTCTCGTTGCCGTCGGCGTGTTCGTGATCGGCATCGGCTTCTCGGTGCTGTGGTCTTTCACCAGTTCGAAGCTCTTCCCCACCTATGATTTCGTCGGTCTGGCGCAGTACAGGCGCCTTTGGGCCGATAGCCGCTGGCTCGTCTCGGTCAACAACATCTGGTTCTTCGGCCTGATGTCCATCACCTGCAACATGGTGTTCGGCTACCTGCTCGCCGTTTTCATGGACCAGCGCATCCGCCAGGAGGATCTGTTCCGCTCGATCTTCCTTTATCCTTTCGCCATGTCGCTGATCGTCACAGGACTCGTGTGGCAATGGGCGCTCGACCCCAACCTCGGGCTGCAGGAAGCGCTCCGCAACTGGGGCTGGTCGAGCTTCAGCTTCGCCCCGCTGGTCAATGCCGAGACTGCGATATACGCGCTGGTCGTGGCGGGCATCTGGCAGGGCTCGGGCGTGACAATGGCGATCCTGCTTGCCGGTCTGCGCGGCGTTGACGAGGAAATCTGGAAAGCGGCAAGGGTCGACGGCATCCCAACATGGCGCACGCACTTTTCCATCGTGGCGCCCATGATGAAGGGTGCTTTCGCCACCGCCTTCGTTCTCCAGTGCGTAAGCGTCGTGCGTGTCTACGACCTGGTTATTGCCATGACCGGCGGAGGTCCTGGCATCGCCACATCCATGCCGGCAGTCTACGTCATCCAGCTCATCACAGTCCGGCAGAACGTTGGCCAAGGTATGGCTGCGGCAACGATGATGCTGCTGCCGGTCCTGGTCGTGCTGGCTTTCGGCGGAATTGTATTATGGCGGCGAAATCGGGAAGTGGGCGCATGA